The Thiosulfativibrio zosterae genome has a window encoding:
- a CDS encoding peptidylprolyl isomerase has protein sequence MMNIRPFTPFLLRSLSVSAVVLSGIFNQAWSNSSDLKANLIPLDGIAAIVDDSIILKSELQIRTQEAEKELAARNILIQDYQQLTLKVLDNLILEKIQDERIQQLGLSVSDEEVFDQLQDIAEQNKLSLAELRDKLNLQESDGFSKVREKIRQQMLMQKLREVEVISKTQVTEGEIDNYLQRLQLQNSNLQYHLQHIMVSLPENATPEQRKQVEAKAQDLLNRLQQGEDFTQLAVRYSNGNKALEGGDLGWLTSEEIPTFFVDTVEQLAVGQVSQLIRSPLGFHILKLKETKDKDATIVTQYDVHKFIILSDDALQKATPPSALKQVAQQMNSLAKFQELNQRYSDIPASVNQNGHLGWMTAAELSNADEKAIQSLTNIPGAADPFATEQGWVILYVDATRQTDISLKNKRQQAMLALRQQKANESYEIWLRRLKEESMIENRITHPLADTPQESIEGSL, from the coding sequence ATGATGAACATTCGCCCTTTCACCCCATTTTTACTGCGTTCTTTAAGCGTTTCTGCAGTTGTTTTAAGCGGTATTTTTAACCAGGCCTGGTCAAATTCAAGCGATTTAAAGGCTAATTTAATCCCACTAGATGGGATTGCCGCCATCGTTGATGACAGCATTATTCTCAAATCCGAGCTGCAAATCCGCACTCAAGAAGCCGAAAAAGAATTAGCCGCGCGCAATATTTTGATTCAAGACTATCAACAACTGACCTTAAAGGTTCTGGACAATTTAATCTTAGAAAAAATTCAAGATGAACGCATTCAACAACTGGGGCTGAGCGTATCAGACGAAGAAGTGTTTGACCAACTGCAAGACATTGCCGAACAAAACAAACTCAGCTTGGCGGAACTTAGAGATAAACTCAATCTGCAAGAATCCGATGGTTTTAGCAAAGTGCGTGAAAAAATTCGCCAACAAATGCTGATGCAAAAACTCCGTGAAGTGGAGGTTATCTCAAAAACTCAAGTCACCGAAGGTGAAATTGATAACTACCTACAGCGCCTACAATTACAAAACAGCAACTTGCAATATCACCTACAACACATCATGGTGAGCTTGCCAGAAAATGCCACGCCCGAACAACGCAAACAAGTGGAAGCCAAAGCCCAAGACCTGCTAAACCGTTTACAACAGGGTGAAGATTTTACGCAATTAGCGGTGCGCTACTCTAATGGAAATAAAGCTTTAGAAGGCGGCGATTTGGGCTGGCTGACTTCGGAAGAAATTCCCACCTTTTTTGTCGATACGGTTGAGCAACTCGCAGTGGGTCAAGTTAGCCAACTGATTCGCAGCCCTTTAGGCTTTCACATTCTCAAGTTGAAAGAAACCAAAGACAAAGATGCCACCATCGTTACGCAATATGATGTGCATAAATTTATCATCTTATCGGATGACGCCTTGCAAAAAGCCACTCCGCCATCTGCATTAAAACAAGTGGCTCAGCAAATGAACAGCTTAGCAAAATTTCAAGAACTCAATCAACGCTATTCTGACATCCCTGCGTCGGTTAACCAAAATGGTCACCTAGGCTGGATGACTGCTGCGGAACTGTCTAATGCCGATGAAAAAGCCATTCAGAGTTTAACGAACATTCCAGGGGCTGCAGATCCTTTTGCCACCGAGCAAGGCTGGGTTATTTTGTATGTCGATGCCACGCGTCAGACAGACATATCCTTGAAAAACAAACGCCAACAAGCCATGCTGGCACTGCGCCAACAGAAAGCCAATGAGTCTTATGAGATTTGGTTGCGTCGTTTAAAAGAAGAATCCATGATTGAAAATCGTATTACCCATCCTTTGGCAGATACGCCGCAAGAAAGCATTGAAGGCAGCCTATAA
- the pdxA gene encoding 4-hydroxythreonine-4-phosphate dehydrogenase PdxA, translating to MSVQFKQIPRLAITLGEPAGIGAEQIVQLAQTPWDIEWVVIGNAALIQQRATDLNLPIQIQYYQTDALPSANLLGQVKVIDIDLPQPVIAGQLNVANAGFVIQLLDRAIAGCMSGEFDGMVTGAVHKGIINEAGLKFTGHTEYLAEKSRTDQVVMMLATPGLRVPLATTHLPLRAIPDAITPELLEKVITITYDSLQQQFGIANPVIYIAGLNPHAGEDGHLGREEIDVMIPVIQKLKQRMPNLIGPLPADTMFTQDKLKKGDAFLAMYHDQGLPVLKHLGFGQAVNVTLGLPFIRTSVDHGTALDIAGKGICTDTSFRYAIQVACDMLTGKTQETPHV from the coding sequence ATGAGTGTTCAATTCAAACAAATACCTCGTTTAGCAATTACCCTAGGCGAGCCTGCGGGCATAGGCGCAGAACAAATTGTCCAACTGGCGCAAACGCCTTGGGACATTGAATGGGTTGTGATTGGCAATGCCGCGTTAATCCAACAACGCGCTACCGATTTAAACTTGCCCATTCAAATTCAATACTATCAAACAGATGCCTTGCCCTCTGCCAACTTGTTAGGCCAAGTCAAAGTGATTGATATTGACCTACCGCAACCGGTGATTGCTGGTCAGCTCAATGTCGCCAACGCTGGGTTTGTGATTCAACTGCTGGACCGAGCGATTGCCGGATGCATGAGCGGTGAATTTGATGGTATGGTGACCGGCGCCGTGCACAAAGGCATCATTAATGAAGCCGGCCTAAAATTCACAGGACACACCGAATATCTCGCCGAAAAATCGCGCACTGACCAGGTTGTCATGATGTTGGCAACACCGGGTTTGCGTGTGCCTTTAGCAACCACCCATTTACCCTTACGCGCGATTCCTGATGCCATTACGCCTGAACTTCTAGAGAAAGTCATCACCATCACCTATGACAGCTTGCAACAACAATTTGGCATTGCTAACCCAGTCATTTATATTGCAGGGCTTAATCCACATGCAGGTGAAGACGGCCATTTGGGCAGGGAAGAAATCGATGTGATGATTCCTGTGATTCAAAAGCTCAAGCAGCGCATGCCAAATCTCATTGGTCCTTTACCGGCAGATACTATGTTTACCCAAGATAAACTCAAAAAAGGCGATGCGTTTTTGGCCATGTATCACGACCAAGGGTTACCCGTTTTAAAACACTTGGGCTTTGGACAAGCGGTCAATGTCACCTTGGGATTACCTTTCATTCGTACTTCGGTGGATCATGGCACGGCACTGGATATTGCCGGTAAAGGCATTTGCACAGACACCAGTTTTAGATATGCCATTCAAGTGGCCTGCGATATGTTAACCGGCAAAACACAGGAAACCCCTCATGTCTAA
- a CDS encoding LPS-assembly protein LptD, with protein MSILARKFFPKTAHLSHLIASIVLIGLLPDASVLAAEAQNLDCLPDWIAEPLDVPPNPNTQQKPKSTLEANQLTQPDALTYEVTGKVRLKQPGLVVLSDFARIQRQTQQANLWGQVVIYSEDVMFTAESAELNQTAKTAQAQQVQYQFMDSRAHGRAQALTLDQTQERIQLSDASYTTCRLNPYEWQVRAHQADSRQASGEKLDWELDFSDLDINNLERRIYGYNTLLYFQTVPIFYTPYISFPMDERASGLLFPVFGSRQPLGQDTPESYFALPYYINLAPNADDTLTLIKMQDRGWVVDNELRYLNPYGQIDLTLTGLNDQLTQRDGLASINSSGIVSYGESQAERWRGKLVTTQNWGHGLSGDVLWHEVSDKLFFNDIPVETTLRNLTQTERHVNLNFTQGHFNGQLSLLSYLQLRQDAAYNYEKRPELTLNYADSLPEQLETFSYDLTAQTTEFEIPLEGHTKPEGRRSLLKPSLRYDTQRSYGRLSAQAVANKVHYNLQNTAYNTTGTEELDITVPQFAVHGGLVFERDFSLANRNWVQTLEPEVQYLYVPYQDQSNIPLFDTAAQSLDFSNLFSLNRFSGYDRIGDTNQVSAALTTKFFTEQGEPVAEAGLGQIFYLADRQVQLSGNTVDTDRVSDYFVKLGSTLGPLTLYSTSQYNKDNYELTNANNRLKLDFTPRFKLLLTNAVTNYNQAGEKETLAAGINWQINSRWTLGSYWNYDFTLEQKTEVQHALRYDSCCWASELSVQETQLTNGLYNYSIQYVIELKGLSSVGTTFTDYLNNKLNF; from the coding sequence ATGTCAATTCTCGCTCGGAAATTTTTTCCAAAAACAGCTCACCTTAGCCACTTAATCGCTTCGATAGTCTTAATCGGACTGTTACCTGACGCCAGTGTTCTGGCCGCTGAAGCGCAAAATTTGGACTGTTTACCCGATTGGATTGCTGAACCACTCGATGTGCCCCCCAACCCAAATACCCAACAAAAACCCAAAAGTACCCTAGAAGCCAATCAACTGACACAACCCGATGCACTGACCTACGAAGTGACCGGAAAAGTGCGCTTAAAACAACCAGGCCTGGTGGTTTTAAGCGACTTTGCACGCATTCAACGCCAAACGCAACAAGCCAATCTTTGGGGGCAAGTGGTGATTTATAGCGAAGATGTGATGTTCACGGCAGAATCCGCTGAACTTAATCAAACGGCTAAAACAGCACAAGCGCAACAGGTGCAATATCAGTTTATGGATAGCCGAGCCCATGGTCGTGCGCAAGCCTTAACGCTTGACCAAACACAAGAACGCATACAACTCAGCGATGCCAGCTACACCACCTGTCGGCTTAACCCCTATGAGTGGCAAGTGCGTGCTCATCAAGCAGACTCTCGCCAAGCCTCTGGCGAAAAGTTAGATTGGGAATTAGATTTTTCCGACTTAGACATTAACAACCTAGAACGCCGTATTTACGGTTACAACACCCTGCTGTATTTTCAAACGGTGCCAATTTTTTACACACCCTACATCAGTTTTCCAATGGACGAGCGTGCTTCAGGCCTTTTGTTTCCGGTGTTTGGTTCTCGCCAGCCGCTGGGCCAAGACACCCCCGAAAGTTATTTTGCATTACCCTATTACATCAACCTAGCTCCTAATGCCGACGACACCCTCACCCTGATCAAAATGCAAGACCGTGGCTGGGTTGTCGACAACGAATTGCGTTATTTAAACCCTTACGGTCAAATTGATTTAACCTTGACCGGCTTAAACGACCAACTAACCCAGCGCGATGGCTTGGCGTCAATTAATAGCAGTGGCATAGTGAGTTATGGTGAATCCCAAGCCGAGCGCTGGCGTGGTAAATTAGTCACCACGCAAAACTGGGGGCATGGTCTGAGTGGTGATGTACTGTGGCACGAGGTGTCGGATAAGTTATTTTTTAACGACATCCCTGTGGAAACCACCTTGCGCAACCTCACACAAACCGAACGCCATGTAAATTTAAACTTTACTCAAGGACATTTTAATGGCCAATTGAGCCTACTGAGCTATTTGCAACTGCGCCAAGATGCCGCTTATAACTACGAAAAACGCCCCGAGCTCACTCTGAACTATGCCGACAGCTTGCCCGAGCAGTTAGAGACTTTCAGTTATGACTTAACCGCCCAAACCACCGAGTTTGAGATTCCGCTCGAAGGCCATACCAAACCCGAAGGCCGACGCAGTCTTTTAAAACCCAGCTTGCGCTATGACACACAACGCTCGTATGGCAGACTTTCGGCTCAAGCGGTTGCCAATAAGGTGCATTACAACTTACAAAACACTGCCTACAACACCACTGGCACAGAAGAATTGGATATCACTGTACCACAATTTGCAGTGCATGGTGGTTTGGTGTTTGAGCGGGATTTTAGCCTAGCCAATCGCAATTGGGTGCAAACCCTTGAACCCGAAGTGCAATATCTGTATGTGCCCTATCAAGATCAATCCAATATTCCGTTGTTTGATACGGCGGCACAAAGTCTGGATTTTTCAAACCTCTTCAGTCTGAATCGTTTCAGTGGTTATGACCGCATTGGCGATACCAACCAAGTGTCTGCCGCGCTCACCACAAAATTTTTTACCGAGCAAGGTGAGCCGGTTGCCGAAGCGGGACTGGGGCAAATTTTTTATCTAGCTGACCGCCAAGTGCAACTGAGCGGAAACACGGTGGATACCGATCGCGTTTCGGATTATTTTGTCAAACTGGGCAGCACTTTGGGGCCATTAACGCTCTATTCCACCAGCCAATATAACAAAGACAACTATGAGCTTACCAATGCCAACAACCGCTTAAAGTTAGACTTTACGCCCCGCTTCAAGTTGCTACTCACCAATGCCGTAACCAACTACAATCAAGCCGGTGAAAAAGAAACCCTGGCTGCAGGGATCAACTGGCAAATCAATTCTCGCTGGACGCTGGGAAGTTATTGGAACTATGATTTCACCCTAGAACAAAAAACCGAAGTGCAACACGCTTTGCGGTACGACAGTTGTTGTTGGGCGTCCGAACTGTCAGTTCAAGAGACACAACTCACCAATGGACTGTATAATTACAGCATTCAATATGTCATAGAGCTCAAAGGACTCAGCTCTGTCGGCACAACCTTTACCGATTACCTAAACAATAAGTTGAACTTTTAA